The Chiloscyllium plagiosum isolate BGI_BamShark_2017 chromosome 6, ASM401019v2, whole genome shotgun sequence sequence TGCAGGACATCAATTCTATGTGAAAAATTCTAAAATTGACACTTGCAGTTGATCTTATTGCACTTATAGTATCCATGGGATCTTTCTGGTATATTTCAGGTAGGCCTGAAATATTGATACTGTGTAACCATTCATTGGCAACTGCTATCAGTATCTTCATGGTAGataagcaggagactggaagaacacagcaagccaggcagcatcaggaggtggagaagttaccTTTTCAGGTATAATCCTTCTTCTTGTTTAACCAGTTCTGCAACTGCGTGGTCTATGAAACATAGCTGCATCTTTTACTTAAAAAGTTTGAACTCAAATAGGAGATCTGTGGCTTTTCAGTTCAGGAATTTGGTATACCTCATTCTGTTGCTCTTATGCGTTATCACTTTATGTTTAACTTTGTGTACACCTCTGAGGTTTCAGTACTGTACTTAGCTTTCCTTTCTATTTTGTTAACTTGAAATTTGTTTGAGAGTTTGTTCGGTTAGCTCTGCAAGTTTCCTGAATACAGTTcacatttttttccaaagtttgaATTTGAGTGCCTTTCTCCTTTTTAAGTGAGATGATTCCCAACAGCCACTCAAAATTTAAATAGCCTTTAGataggatggagaaagtgaggactgcagatgctggagatcagagctgaaaaatgtgttgttggaaaagcgcagcaggtcaggcagcatccaaggagcaggagaatcgacgttttgggcataagcccttcttcaggacccttcttcctgaagaagggcttatgcccgaaacgtcgattctcctgctccttggatgctgcctgacctgctgcgcttttccagcaacacatttttcagtttagaTAGGATGGATTTGAGCTGGCTGCCTATGTGAATTTGACCAACTTGCAGATGCTCAGCTTGTGAAGCAAACTTGTGTTCTTTTGTGTAAGGTACTTTGGGAACTTTGGGTTGCTGTTATATTTTGTTTACTGTTGCTCCCCTTGGTCTCAAAGCTTGTGAGACTGGTTTCTTCTGTTTTTACTTGAAGTAAAATATCTCAGTTGCATGCCATCTAATGTTATTCTTGTGTTACCTAAATATAACACAAATGAGGTGCATGGATTCTGTTCACTTGGAGATTTCTACTTTACTTAACAGTTAAAATCATGTATACAAAAGAATAAACTCCAGACACAGCCTGTGCCTGAAGCGCTTAAATGCAGAGAACCTGTAGTCATGTGACAATTTCTGAGTACTTGACCGATTTGCGTGTTGAGCTTGTAAAGGGGCATCACTCCAAAGGTGTTAATACAACATATATTTGGTATCTTCAAGGGGAGAATGTAAATGAGGATTAGGAGGGAGCCaaccaaggatagatccttgggTAACATAAAGATAACTGAGCAGGACTAGGTAAAGAAGCCGTTGCAGGGTATCATCAAGCTACAGTTATATAGAATAGATTGGAATCACATGAATGCAGTCCGACACAGGACAATAGTGCAGAGACTTTGGATTGAGATTTGTCAAAGTCTTGTAAAAGGTTACAGACAAATTGAGAACAATGAGGACAGAAAATTTACTTTTGTCACAGTCACAGAAGTTGTCACTTGTGAAGTTGATAAAAGTTGCTTTGGTTTTGTGGCAGGCTCGGAAACCTGATTGGAAGGATTTAAACATGGAGTCCTGGGAAAGAATGGGAACAGATTGGTGAGGCAAGATTTATTTTGGATTAAACTCCTTAAATATTGGATAAACTAACAATATTAGATAGCCATCCCACTGGCTAAATTACAATTCACATACTTAAGCTTGGCAGTGCAGTTCAGCATTTACATAACTAAACTTGTGTTTGCCTTTCCCAGGGAGAGCAGTGTTTTGATCTGGAATGTTAAGATGTTGAAAGCTGTTAGATGCAGAAAATCTTATAAAAGTGATACCAGATACACCACCATACTACACCTCGTTAACCGAGTTAGTATCAAGTGGTTGTGTAGGTTTTTTTGGAATAGTTTCAGAATGCAGAACATATAGAGATGCAAATATTCAGCTATCTTTGAGACTGTGATTTCAAGTCACTGAAATGTAacctcagattaaaaaaaaattagaggtttcataatgtgcatttcattgtcaattttgaaggaaagaaaatttGCAAAAACGCTACTGCCAAACAACAGTATTTTGAGAAACTATCGTAagccatggatgctggaaatctaaaataaaaacagaaaatgttctgcaaataaaaatctcagcaggtcaggcagcatctgtatggaaagaaaaagagttaatgtttcagatcgttgactccctgctataggaaagatgttgataaacttgaaagggttcagagaagattcacaagaatgttggcggaattggagggagaggctgaatagtcctgggtctttttccctggagcatcggaggatgagggggaccttataaggtttataaaatcataagggacatagatagggggAATAGCCAGGGTTTTTAAATCCCagcataggggagtccaaaactagagggcataggtttaaggtgagaggggaaagatttaaaagggacaaaaggagcacgtttttcatgcagagggtggcgcgtgcatggaatgagctgccagaggaagtggtggattctggtacaattacaacatttaaaagatatctcaATGGgcatatctagtcagcatggacaagttggaccagagggtccgtttctgtgctgtatgtctctatgacttttCATTTTCTGTCTAAAGTCTGCCAAATCATCCAGTGGTCATAAAAAAGTGCTATATAATACAAAACGGGCTTTTACTCTTAATGGCATGGTAAGCCTGGGGTGTTAACCTTTTCTTGACACCAAACTGactaaattaaaatcaatgcTAAGTGATCTGAATATATTCTGAAATAAATGATACAAGCAAAAATACACTGGGTGAGAAAATCACAGAATTTTGGACTTGAAAAGATTAGATTATGATGAGTTGTATGAAAGATTAAAACAATGAGAGTTGGAGCACAGTAATGATTAGGACAACTAATAAAGATTTTGGAAGCTTATTATAAAAATTCTGGTTAGATCAAAACAGGTTTAGTAGCAATATGGCCACTGTGATTGAGTAGGAATGCCAGGGATAATTTTGAAATCTGGCACTCACATAAAATCGCCGTCTGTCAACTTGTAAGAATTGTCTCTACAAGTATTTCTTCCCACTGGGAACACTGTCTCATCGAATCATTCAAATGAAAGATCAACAGTAGGGATTTGAAGCAGAGTTTTAAAATACATATGTGTTTTAAAATACATATTCACCAGAGTGAataaaaaatggaaacaaaaatagcaaaaccaaaagaaagaaacaaactgcaggAATATCTATTGTAACCAAAATTTGGAAGGACAGGTTGAAACATTTTAACAGGTTAACAAAACTTAAAACCAAACTACTTAAAGTGTTGGCTCAGATTAAAAATATCTTAAAAAGCACATGGCCAGTGTCAAGTCTGTTCTTTTTTAACcataatcaacttgttcagatatgTTGGTACATAACTCTggagtaggtaggacttgaacccaggtctcctggttaAGAGGTAGataccactgcaccagaagaaCCCTAGTGTCAAGTCTGTTACATTATGGTCAGCAGCAAAGCAGAGCCACCTCTACTCTGCGCCCAAAAATGTGGCTCAGGTACGATCTCAGAGAGCATCTATTGCTCCCCCACGGTGTGCAGTTTGCAAATCTCTGCTTTTTCCAAATATGCCATTGCTCTGTGTTGGCAACTGGGAGCAGATCTACATTGCCGGCTTACATCTTTTGAGAATATAATCTTGCATTTGTATTGTCTATGCTCATTTCACATATAATCCTGGTGTGATTACACATCTGTTACATGTACTTTCTTGTATTCAGTGGTGTCAGTTATTCCCATAAATATTCTAAATAGCTGACCTTCATGGGAGTTTTTTCATACTTCTCTATGTATCTTCCATTTAAAACCAATTCAAATCCACTTTATTCTTAACTTCTAAAAAATCTTAGCTCTAAAATGTTCAAACATGACAGAAATTACTCAGATGTCAGACATGAGTACATATTCAATTAACCCAGGTAACAACTTTGAATCTGAGTTCCAAAGATGATGACGAGTACTGAATTGCTGCACCAAGATTTCACATTTGAAGTTTAAGTAGCTGGAGATGTACTGATCTAATATCACTGCAGCCAATTTTTTGACTTTTCTCCCATCCTTATGTGCAAGTTAAATAAAATTGGTGTTTCACAGTAATGTTAAGCTCGCGATGTACAGTTGATGATTCAGCATCTTCAGGTGGGATTAGAGAAAGAAGTCCTGAAACCTGCTACTCCTTTGAACAAAATCATGGCTGAATGTGCAAGTTCAGCATTTTCATTGGTACATTATTCACGATTCATTTGTCTTTTCATTGTAGAGTAAAACATTTGATATTTTTTCTACAATTACACTGATttaccttcagtctgaaaaatgaaACAATACTCCAGAAATTTGGGAATGCACTCTATGTGTGAATGGCTGAGTTCAAGGATTGGACCTTGAATGCTTTTCCAAatctatgttgtgtgtgtgtgtggggtgggagaAGGGAGGCCAATTACAGGCCCGCAGGGGGTACCCTGAGCCAGCAATGACCTTTGGGATCAGGGTGTGGAGTTTGGGAATTatggaaaggggtggggtggTGAGAAGATGGTAAGGAACTTGGAGGGAGTTCAAGGACCTGAATTGGCCCAAACAAACGTCTGGGGGATGAGGAAGTTGGGGAGAAATCAGAAGAATGGGAAGATGAAGAAGAGTGGTCAGCATGAGGAGGCTGGTGCCAAGGAGGTTTTGTTTTACACCATTTGGTTTCCACAATGGAGATTATTATATCCTGATCTTAGAGTATAGACCCATCATTTAGTGCATGCTTCATCTTGGTAGACTTAAAGTGAGTACCACTCATTCCAACAGCACCTCCATAGGTCACCAGCCAATGACTGATtgattcattgtcacatgtaccaaagagaaaagctttgtttatgagcagtatagcagatcatagtaagcaaggatgtactgcaTAAAAGGTGGAGACGAAGGCATACAGCTAACATTGCATTGGGCATACTAGAGAGATCAACATTGGCaatatcagcattatttgaggccaGAGTGTAAATTCAACATGCCATTTGGACAGAACCTCTTAGTGCGGCCTCAAACATATAAACCGGCTTCCACATCTCCAACCAGCGGCCCCTAGTGGACAGAACTCGTCCTGCGGAGCGCATGGCTCTCCACCCATTGGCTGACGGTGAACCGGTTGGAGAAGGAGGGGGCGCGGAAAGCGAGTGCCCCCGTCAGCGTCCAGAGCCGATTGTTTCAAGCGGGAAAGGGTTGGGCTACCTTTGTGCGGTGCCGTCAAAGCGGGGTCTTCACTGATTGGCGGGTGGATGGGGACGTGACGGCAGGGGGCGAGGTGATAGTCTGAAAGGGCGACTGGGTGGGCACCTTCCGCTGATAGGCTGAGAGGCGGGGCGTGAGGCCGTGGGCGCGGGGTATGATTGGCCAAAAGGAAAAGAGGGGCGGGGAGGACGGTGTCCCGTCATGAGCGGGCTCGAGGCCGGCGGTTAACGGGCGGCTCGAGCatggaattcaaatttaactTCGACCTGGGGCCGGCGGAGCCGCCCGGGACTGGAGAGGCTGAGCGGTTTCCGACACAGCCGGAGAGGGGCTCGGAGGCCGTGAAGGAACACGGGGTGCTCTGGGAAGAGCTGGAGGGGATCCTGGAAGATGCGGTagtggaggaagtggaggtggCAGCGCCGGAGCCGCTGTGCCTCAGGCACCTGAACGTCTGGGCGGTGGAGCGGGCGCTGAGCCTGGAGGACCGCGGGGAGGCCGGCGTCTCCGGCGCCATCGCCCGCCGCTCTGACCTCGTGCCCGGCGTCTACGAGGGAGGCCTGAAGATCTGGCAGTGCACCTTCGACCTGATCGAGCACCTGTCCGGTGTCGAGCTGGAGGGCCGGCGGGTCCTGGACCTGGGCTGCGGGGCGGGACTCCTGGGCATCGTCGCCCTGAGGAGGGGGGCGGCCGAGGTCCACTTCCAGGACTACAACGGCTCCGTGATCGAAGGGGTGACCCTCCCCAACGTGGCTCTGAACGAGGAGGAGGAACGGCCCCCGAAAAGGCGGAGAGCCCAGGGCCCGGAGCCCCGGCCGCTCTCCCGCTGCCGCTTCTTCTCGGGAGACTGGTCCCGGTTCGGCAACGTCCACGGCGGCTCCTTCAAGTACGACCTTGTCCTGAGCTCGGAGACTCTGTACAACCCGGACAGCTACGGAGAGCTGCACGACGCCCTGTCCAGCTTGCTGTCCCGGGACGGGCTGGTCTACCTGGCCACCAAGTCCCATTACTTCGGGGTGGGCGGCGGCATCCACCTGTTCGAGAGCTTTGTCAAGCAGAAGGGGGTCTTTGACATTCAGACAGTAAAAGTGATCGACGACGGCCTCCAGAGATGCATCGCCaccatgtccttcaggaaagcCCACTGTTACTGACTCGCAAATTGAGGTGCACTTTATACGACCGCTGAACAGCTTTCAGGAAATTAACATCGAGGGTTTTGTTCTCAAAGACAAAACCTCGAGGTGGAATCCATAGGGAAAATGGATGAAAGCCTACTCTTCGCTGTGAAGTGTTGAATCAACGCAAAGTGACTGAAGTGTACATGCTGGAAGAGTGTTTCCATTGCCTCATGTCACAGGATACAGATATTGATATGAATTAGTAAAAATAAGTTTTTTGATTTCAAGAGCAAATAACTGTTAACAAAGCACCATAGCATACAGGGTTATGAGCCAAGACCTGGAAAACGGATTGGAATAAAGAGACGCACGATGACTGACGCAGACAGAatgagctgaagggtctttttATCCCCTGTTGTAAAAACTGACTCTTTTTAATCTCTTCCAAGTACTTTGGAAGAATTTAGCAGCTGTGATTCGGATACCTTGTAAAGAGTGGGTTAAGTGTTGGAATTTAAcataacacatttttaaaaaaaaatttcctcacTGGATGAGGATGTTGACCCTTGAGGGTAGTGAATAGTCAACCAttttgctatgggtctggagtcacctgtagtccAGACCACGTAAGGACATTTAGTGAAACGGCAATGGgttcatggttgtcattagactattaattctatatttttgttttgattgaaTTTTAATTCCACTGTTTGCCATGTGTGGAAGGGCCTCTTTCCTTTATTCCACATCCCGGTCGGTGTGTGGGGTTTGCCGATTACTGTGGTGGGCTCTGTCCAGTAGGCTCTGAAACTTCAAAGACCCGGAATGCTGCACTAGAGCAACTCCATTGGAGAGAGGGTGCTGAACTGACTGTTTGgtcggtctgtctgtctgtcctgaCCAGCAAGTTGGAACGTACCTCCACACAGTAATTGTGACCACCACAAATGCCTGGGggattccctcttgttggtgAGACAATGGCCACCTGGTACCTACACATTTGGCAGTATCCccaagacagaaaaagaaagatcAGACTGACTCAGATATGAGTTCTCTGGTAATTTTGAACTTTATTACAGAAAAAAACAATCATTTGCCCAATCTGTACAATACTTTGCAACATATGCTCTATGCTATGATATAAAATATAAGAACTGGAGTGGACACTGTAAATCTTTACCCTGACACAATTTATAGGGTACTTGTACTTTAAGAATTACACAACCATCCTCCTCCACATGTGTG is a genomic window containing:
- the mettl18 gene encoding histidine protein methyltransferase 1 homolog, which produces MEFKFNFDLGPAEPPGTGEAERFPTQPERGSEAVKEHGVLWEELEGILEDAVVEEVEVAAPEPLCLRHLNVWAVERALSLEDRGEAGVSGAIARRSDLVPGVYEGGLKIWQCTFDLIEHLSGVELEGRRVLDLGCGAGLLGIVALRRGAAEVHFQDYNGSVIEGVTLPNVALNEEEERPPKRRRAQGPEPRPLSRCRFFSGDWSRFGNVHGGSFKYDLVLSSETLYNPDSYGELHDALSSLLSRDGLVYLATKSHYFGVGGGIHLFESFVKQKGVFDIQTVKVIDDGLQRCIATMSFRKAHCY